Proteins encoded together in one Amblyomma americanum isolate KBUSLIRL-KWMA chromosome 1, ASM5285725v1, whole genome shotgun sequence window:
- the LOC144103747 gene encoding uncharacterized protein LOC144103747, with protein sequence MDHRAPEETLKQPAGSQPPQLPPELPTKTARPGILKSPPSLFQPQKEPSTKTLRFKMDQPVQSQPAALLAPPTPTLETPASGAGAQPAIPSQGKLEENRDVHEKVEISSTMSESIQESLSESSTSSTSSSPFQSSVSLDSPERLVPPQKKRAASAPAAGVVITPTTQMVRRLGGRRMALHGWFPDGITRLMAGRNDRDKSGNGTPHRRAQESGDTEQDDESSPSPLFEDVPWRSSLPLQTLMGLLGGLALVFVISLMLRESRRNGGGNIESRQLEEAVTIGAEDPDEHQKSMPLPQITLSDIKEPPQASVGPGKATACSGGDTHCFALHDETPAESTELSATSATPVQPTISSGQQEVFGKVRQMRSDTLHAPRRAKRRHACGPSVFTYCHATRPEFYYENVTGDCVATRKLLQLCNRGPNRFSSEDSCRLKCVETQRPDKHCFRPVSAVQCSSQDHIDTPRWYFDGKRCRRWLSRPDRCPSHDGQLFTTPQECRSNCTAAKASTCSAPNSTSCEAQRLGLYFAHRTRQTTPFRCISMASMTTGRKGRACLMGANRFPTMQACRKACVHTGR encoded by the exons ATGGACCATCGGGCCCCTGAAGAAACGCTCAAGCAACCCGCTGGCAGCCAGCCACCCCAGTTGCCACCGGAACTGCCGACGAAAACGGCGCGCCCAGGAATTCTGAAGTCGCCTCCAAGTTTATTCCAACCTCAGAAGGAACCATCCACGAAGACCCTCAGATTTAAGATGGACCAGCCCGTGCAATCACAGCCAGCGGCACTGCTGGCCCCACCAACGCCGACGTTAGAGACGCCGGCCAGTGGAGCTGGCGCCCAGCCTGCTATACCGAGTCAGGGCAAGCTTGAGGAAAATAGGGACGTGCACGAGAAAGTGGAGATATCTTCGACCATGTCGGAAAGCATCCAGGAAAGCCTGAGCGAGAGCAGCACTTCAAGCACGTCGTCTTCACCCTTTCAGAGCAGCGTCTCTTTGGACAGCCCAGAGCGGCTGGTTCCCCCACAGAAGAAAAGAGCTGCCTCAGCGCCGGCAGCAGGGGTGGTCATCACGCCGACAACGCAGATGGTCCGACGGCTGGGAGGCCGTAGAATGGCACTACACGGCTGGTTCCCGGATGGCATCACGCGTCTCATGGCAGGCAGAAACGACCGAGACAAGTCCGGGAATGGAACGCCACACCGTCGGGCCCAGGAAAGCGGGGACACTGAACAAGACGACGAATCGTCTCCGTCACCGCTGTTCGAAGATGTCCCCTGGCGATCATCGCTCCCCTTGCAGACGCTGATGGGGCTTCTCGGTGGTCTCGCACTCGTTTTCGTAATCTCGCTAATGCTCCGCGAAAGCCGTAGAAATGGCGGTGGCAACATTGAAAGCCGGCAGCTTGAAGAAGCTGTCACCATAGGCGCTGAAGATCCTGACGAACACCAAAAATCAATGCCTCTGCCGCAGATCACGCTGAGCGACATCAAGGAGCCGCCGCAAGCCTCAGTAGGCCCTGGAAAGGCTACGGCTTGTTCGGGTGGGGATACGCACTGTTTTGCTTTACACGATGAGACCCCGGCAGAATCTACGGAACTTTCAGCAACGAGTGCTACGCCGGTTCAGCCTACAATCAGCTCGGGGCAGCAAGAGGTCTTCGGAAAGGTGCGCCAAATGAGAAGCGACACACTGCACGCACCGCGCAGAGCGAAG AGGAGGCATGCCTGCGGCCCTTCCGTCTTCACGTACTGCCATGCCACCCGGCCAGAGTTCTACTACGAAAATGTAACGGGTGACTGCGTGGCAACGCGGAAGCTGCTCCAGCTTTGCAATCGCGGTCCCAATAGGTTTTCGTCGGAAGACAGCTGTCGCCTGAAGTGCGTGGAAACCCAGCGGCCGGACAAGCACTGCTTCCGCCCAGTCAGCGCTGTTCAGTGCTCCAG CCAAGACCATATCGACACCCCCCGCTGGTACTTCGACGGAAAGCGATGCCGCCGGTGGCTGTCTCGGCCCGATCGATGTCCTTCGCACGACGGCCAGCTGTTCACCACTCCTCAGGAGTGCAGGAGCAACTGCACAGCAGCGAAAGCCTCCACGTGCAGTGCCCCAAACTCGACCTCCTGCGAGGCTCAGCGTCTGGGCCTTTACTTCGCACACAGGACGCGGCAGACGACGCCGTTCCGCTGCATCAGCATGGCGTCCATGACCACTGGACGCAAGGGACGCGCATGTCTGATGGGAGCCAACCGGTTCCCGACCATGCAAGCTTGCAGAAAAGCCTGCGTTCATACCGGCAGATAG
- the LOC144103758 gene encoding uncharacterized protein LOC144103758 — translation MVQVPLRTIHNAIPLQERLAKGPWTKQLKDVPDGFSEQEILAHQNAHGAQKHTVSGYRMFKSEKVQNVFICKADRSTFVKATVEASFFLAKSYNTAAVLSSNGTVVEGTCNCRAGAAGVCKHVVALLWFVLDLKRSGAAYVRDTQSCTDKPRAWGTGAKKANVHTREFSQLRFVKHMPMKAGRHLTQETTVALRVTEDHIKRMHQTQKNTPNAMLCKTLEDNHFLPVPVKRTLHEEALSQMPIRLPVQSLWVEHVPAGYKFGSCELTLEDSWALEQATRMQSGSTTWKFERSKRLTASHFGDVVSRQKPADEKFFKKLFGSNQMQTKYMADGLRNEDAAVQRYIGKRTVPVRSYCCGLCVNPGVPVLGATPDRVVEEG, via the coding sequence ATGGTGCAGGTACCACTACGAACCATTCATAATGCAATTCCTCTTCAAGAAAGGTTAGCGAAAGGACCATGGACAAAGCAGTTAAAAGACGTGCCGGATGGGTTCTCAGAGCAAGAAATCTTGGCACATCAGAATGCACATGGCGCTCAGAAACATACTGTAAGCGGATACAGGATGTTTAAATcagagaaggttcaaaatgttttTATTTGCAAGGCTGACAGGTCCACTTTTGTTAAAGCAACCGTGGAGGCATCGTTCTTTTTGGCAAAATCATATAACACCGCTGCTGTGCTCTCGTCAAATGGAACTGTGGTTGAAGGAACCTGCAACTGCCGGGCTGGAGCTGCAGGTGTTTGTAAACATGTAGTTGCATTATTATGGTTTGTACTAGACCTGAAGCGCTCTGGGGCAGCCTACGTGCGAGACACGCAGTCGTGTACAGACAAACCCAGAGCATGGGGTACTGGGGCTAAGAAGGCCAACGTGCACACACGCGAGTTCTCACAACTACGTTTTGTGAAACATATGCCAATGAAAGCTGGCAGGCATCTGACTCAAGAAACCACAGTTGCTCTGAGAGTGACAGAAGACCATATTAAGAGAATGCATCAGACACAGAAAAATACTCCAaacgccatgctatgcaagacgctggaggacaaccactttctgcccgtaccagtgaaaagaacactTCACGAGGAGGCTCTTAGCCAGATGCCAATCAGGTTACCGGTGCAATCCCTGTGGGTTGAGCATGTGCCAGCTGGGTACAAGTTCGGCTCCTGTGAGCTTACTTTAGAAGACTCATGGGCACTTGAGCAAGCGACTAGGATGCAAAGCGGCTCTACAACATGGAAATTCGAGAGATCCAAGCGCCTGACTGCTTCACACTTCGGAGATGTGGTGTCACGGCAGAAGCCAGCTGACGAGAAGTTTTTCAAGAAGCTGTTCGGGTCTAACCAGATGCAGACCAAATACATGGCTGATGGTTTAAGGAATGAAGATGCAGCCGTGCAGCGTTACATAGGGAAGAGAACAGTGCCAGTTAGGAGTTACTGTTGTGGGTTGTGTGTCAACCCTGGTGTCCCTGTTCTTGGTGCAACGCCTGACCGTGTTGTAGAGGAGGGATGA